The genomic window ATGCGTTCTACGATTCAATCATTTTGTCGTTACAATTACAACaactgttgttgttgttattattattattattattattattatataatttggTTAATTGATAATGTTTTACCACAATACCtcgataattataatattatatatgaataataGTCGTGCGAACGTTTTTCATTACCGtttcctttttgttttccGATTGTGAGATGTAATATCATTACCGCTCGTCAactcttttattttatgattttgtttattagtgtttcgttttttatttttttattctcttgtTCTACCAAGCTCATCGTTTTCTGCGCTTCTCTCTCGAGACGTGTTTACGTggcgttttctttttcttattgtattttattgaCATGTCGTTAAGTAGAACGGCAGATGCCCAGGGAGGAATTATATCCTCGATCCCTTGCCCCGAATGAAAGACGAAGATTGCGCCGCGCTCTCGCCTATTCAAATGGAACGGAAGACTGATAATATACAACCTGCCCGGACCCTTGCGGCTCTGCAAGCCGACAATTAACCTGTAGTTGTGTCTTTTATTTTCGGATTTTAATGAGAGAATATATCACCCCGAGTTTCAAGTCCGATTATCTATACCGAATATACTTTCGTCACTTATAATTCTCCGTTGATTTTTGTCTTTGCAATTTACGCAAATCGAAATAGTGAATTCGAAATTAATTCAATACCGTGCCGTTTAACGATCTCGAACGAGAGAGTACCAactatatatattaataaatcgCAAAAACCAAACTCAGAGTTGATCCTGCAAGATATTAATTctattattataacaataatcCTACGTTATATATACGCAATAGTGACCTTtttgtgtatacatgtattatatacgtatatataacatgatgtaatataaattattcttatataatagaattatataatttattactgatttcattacaatttataatatGCATTATTATATACTAATAGgtatcataataataataacatatatttatatatatatttatatttatatttatatatatatatatatatataatatacacccataatatttatttatatgtatacgtatttacgtaaatacatatatatgtataacgcaGCTCTAAACGGCACTCTAGAAGCACCTCCATGATTGTACAGTTTCTTTGAGACATTTTCgtttcacattatttatatatgtatatatacatgtacataccATCGCTTTTGCAAGCAATTGTTCGTGTTTCATTGTTTCCCGCGTAAAGATTTGAAACATGTCAGGTATATTCATATTAATTGtacattttctttctctttcccgtacccgtcccGCAAAATTTCTCTAGACTTGACTTTAGGTGATTACactatgtatatgtatacatatatatatatatatatatatatatatatatatatatataccattaATTgacttatattttattattaacataTGCTTCGTGAATATCCCAAGCTAGCCGAAGGACGTCGCGGATTTTATTATCCTCTTTATGAACcgctttctctttctctctctacaCATATGAATATACGCAACTACacaaggaataaaaaaatctactCGACACATCCCGCAAGTCtgtctacatatatatatatataattatataactCTTGTTGTAAAACTCCGAATTATAACGAGAATTATACAATAACATAGAATTATCAATCGCGAACATTATCATACATGAAAAGTGCTTGTACCGCCTTATTCACGTAACAATTATTTGAACCCAGTCGATAAAACGATCTCTTAatgtttttgttgttctttttcttttttttttttcttcctatacatcttcttatttttcacttaatttgatttgaaaaattcgttgtCCCGCGAACTACCGCTCTGTTATTTTACCTTTATTCCCGTGACGTCACTCGGTCAGCCGATAATAAACCGCGATTGTAACAGTCCTTCATCTAtacaagtaataataataataataacaataataataataatgtatcgTAGCTACACCTACTTAACTGCGTGTTTTTATACATGCCTAGGTATAATCGTCATCATTCTCAACGTCTAGATTGCACAACTGTATTGTATACATTACCTAAgtaataaagataaaaaaaaaaaaattaataatagtgataataataatagtaataccaatagcaataataatattaatattatatctcGTACGTATAAGCGACGCCCTGATCTGTAAACACATGAAATCGTGTAACATATAAATCCGGTAAATTATTTCCGTCACTTActgcaatttatttaaacaattctTCACAAAAAGATTTAGCAGTTTGACGAGTTTCAATTGCTGAAGttgtaaattcgaaaagttgaatttcaaacgattttaaaTCTGTCAGCCTGTTATTCGCTAAAACAGAAAGTAAACGATGGAACGTAAAAACGAAACACAAAAAGGTGTGTGCGGAAATGTGTTTCAAACCTTGTtctcttgaaaaaattcacacgcTCTTTCTCTACACGCTACGTGAGTAATTGAGGCagtagattttattttttaatttcattactcTACTatggactttttttttcacttctgttcaataaataacatcacgCTACGTTTAACTGCGACAAAATTTAAGCGATGTAAATACTTGCTAAAGTTGTAACACTATAGCCAAGGCAAATACTCTGGtttgtaaaatgtaaaatttggGTTCGCAAAGAGAGGCTGGAAAAGTAGGTTAACCGTGCAAATATACGTTTCTGCGCATGTAAATTAGGGTgtcctcaaaaaaaaaaaaaaaaaaaaaaaaaaaaaaaaaaaaaaaaacgtgtttaTCTgcatcatttattttttatttttaacgttaCGCTtgtgcaaattttcattcccacTGCTGAACTGACAGATAATTTCTGAACTTAATAGTGTTTCCGAATGCATCTATCGGGATCTCTGTATTgatctagtttttttttcttttggaaattttggaaCACACAATCGacttgataaataaaaagtcCCAGAAATTATGAAATGTTTTTCTAAATCACCcgaatgtacatacatgtaaaaCGATTTGCTGAATGTAGAAGCTGggaagagttgaaaaatggtgtgcgaggagggaaaaatggaaaatcttCCAAAGTGTATAATACATTCCCCAAAAACGACCGTAAAACTGTACAATAGTATTTTTATCCTTTCTCCTCTTCTTCGATATTTAATTcctatgaatataaataaacctACGGGCCAAGTTCAACTGCAACGTATTAGTATATaatgtatgaaaattatatgaaattgCATGTTAAACTGCAAATTTAACTGACTGAGATTGGCATAAAGTTGACGTAAGTATTTATGACTCTAGATTGTAATTAAGAACAGCAGAGCGTTGTATGAAATTATAGTATCTGCTCTATTTTGGGTATCCTGTAAGTGTACAAGGAATGTCTCTTGAAACGGTATCCGCGTATTGTTTATTCTTGTCCTTTGGTTTTGGTTCTAAGTATATCCTAAACTGTGTTCTAAAATTCTGTGACTCTCCTGAAATTTCTATTGccaaaatttctcaaaagtAGAGTGAATTAATTGCCAGTAGCCAAAAGGTGTTCAAGCAGAAGAGTCCTGGTAGCAAATAAAGACTTCTCATTACACGAAAGTGGTAAATAAAACGGCAATGGGAACAAAAACATGCCCCATTAATAAAACGCAATTCGTTTCAAGAGACGATCCCATTACGCATCGTGTCTACGActatttatttctctcttctcgTTTTTCTCCAACATGTTGAAAgtcaaatatataatataataagttACAAATTTGAGAAGAAACGATCgcctatgtataatataactcTATCAACGATTCAAGTCTTGATAAATTGCCTCTTTAGAATCCGGGCGGGTGACCGCGTCTTCCGCATTATGCAGGGATCAGCTATCGTCGCCGGAAACGTGGTACTCCTCGCTCTCTCTGTGGACCAGGACGTGGACGACGGTCGCCTCGGATTGCTGTCGAAGAAGCGGCGGCCTGCTCGGCGGCGCTGTGCTTTCCGGGCTTGGTTCGGTCACCAGGATGCTCACGTCACTTCCGTCGGCGATCGGGAGCGGAACCGGTTCCGGAACCGGACGTCGCCTCAGGCTCCCGCAGCGTCTGTTGAACGCCTCCTTGATGTCCCGTTGGAGCATGTTCAAGGATAGAGCCGTTCCACTCGGACGTAAGGAACCGCGTTTCGACGTCGGCGGACTCAGGACATCTTCGTCGGCGTAGGTCTCGACGGCGTCCTGACGACCTAACATCGCCCCTGACGATCTGCGGGAATCGAGAAGTTTTTATGCGAATTGGAAATCCGGTTTTATTGTCTAATTTCTAATTCGTCCAGTACGGTTTTACAATTGGTCTAATCGGGATGTTCTAGGATTTATTGGGTATAATTTACGGATGATGAAAGCATTTTTCAACGAACAGTCGTAATAGCTGGATGATCATTTAGTGCCACCTTTCAACAACATgcatgtttttgtttttttcttgcaaaggAATTCTGCATCCCAATTTATCGAGATCAGGTTCTCCGAATGATTTCATCAATGCGATTCCGATTATTGTCGGACATTTTTTCGGTAATATGTTATATCGAAATTCTATAATTTTCTGTCCGGAACAATCGCTCGAATTTCTTCGATTGTGAAACCTGCGTCGGATTAGGCGAATTTCTCTGCGGAACATCTCTGCTACGATTTTTCGCGACAATGGTGGGGTTTTATACGGAATTTTCCGCCGAGCGTGGGGTAGCTGATAAGCGAGTGTGACCTGTGACACTAATccggaaaaaagtttttgtatTCGGAGGCTGGAAGATCCCAAGTTCATCAACTTGCCGCTTGAGTATAATCCCGCTAGTAACATATAGTGGCTCGttcgtaaattgaataaaaatccgAGTGCAAAAGCTAAGCTCCATAGATCTCCCGAAACGTcgtttgaagataaagaagaaaatatagaACAAGCTCTTCATTGTAGGTGAGATACCAGCGTATCGTGTGTAAGAAAATTACGATTAGAGGGGAAAAGAAAACAGGGAGGATCTATGGCTCGGGTGAAAGCTCCTGCCTTAGAAACGAAATATGAAACCTCGTGTGTATACAATAGAAGTTCTTTTATACGAGTAGCCACAGCACTGATGGATGATGTTACGATACACATTAAACGATACGATATTTCGTACATGGATGTGTAAACGGGATTATGTTACATGGGAGAGAATTATTAACAGATCAGGATATAATATACTCTATACTCGTACAGCGGGAACTCACTATGTATCTTAAAAGGCTTCtaatctaattgtaagtatatGGAATACGCTAATAAATAATCTATGTATGTTTTCAGTACGATAAACGGCGGTTACTCAACTAGTCGTAACGCGAGTAAGCCACcaaaaaaacatatatacctatgtaatatatatgtattctcGTTTATATGTATTTTGTACCGTTTACCTATTTATTGCCTTGCCTTCGGCAGtttgaaacgaagaaaatttaatatcattAATTAATACACAAGCcaataatagaaaataaaattcaataataaatcATACAGCTCACGCGTATTATTAATTTGCTACAATGGTCGCAAAACAGTCTCATTTCCCACCTGCGTAGATCACCTTgccgaaattattttctgcaAATCTTATTATCGTATCAATTACACGTGCAGGCGTACAGTTGtaacaaaagaaatgaaacaaataattaattaatttctcatcaattttaatttacctTTTGAGTAAGAATCttgaagagagaaagaaaaagaagaatctACCCTCAGAGGAAAAGGTTATAAAGATTTTCGACATAATCGGTACAACTCAATAAAGAATTTCGATAAAGAATCGCATCGAACGTTaacagagaaaatttttttgccacaaatcagatttatttttcaagaaagTACTGAAAAAGTTGACCTCATTGAAGAATGTACGAATTGCCAAACCAAACGGAAGAATACAGGCATAAAATCGCGATAACCGGGGGAAAATGGGTCGGAACAAATCTTAGAGTACATGTACAGGTATTCGCATACAAGGTAAGTACCGCGGGAAGATATaataaggataaaaaaaaatcctgaagaatggatataaattattgaaaaaaaaaaaaacaaataaaaataaaaataaaaacaaatcaagGTAACGCTATATCTACGGATACGAGTGGAGAAGATTGTTCACCAGCCGGAGGTTGGACGTCGAGGATCGGGGGATGAGACTGACCTGACGGTGCCGTGGGAGTCGGATCCCGAGCTGGACGCTGCCGAGGGTTGCTCGGTGGTGGGCGAGGGGCGGGACACGGTCAGGGCAGGGGGCTGCAGGTCGTCGTGGGTCCCGGCGGCGCCGGAGAGTAGCAGCAGCGGTAAATTCGGGAATAACCAGGCAGAGGCGGTCCCGAGTTCGCTGAGATCGCTGGCGTCGCTGGCCCGAGAGGACTTGCGGCTGCTGGCCCGGCTGCCCCGGTGCACGTGCAGCAGGGCCGACAGCTTCCCGCCCCATCCACCCCCGCCCCTACCTTCGCTTCCTCCGCCGCCCGGACTCGAGGTTTGGGTCTGAGAGTCGACCTCGTGGGCGATGCGTTCCCGCTCCTTCTTCATCCTGCGGGGGGTTCGACACCACAGGGAGGAGTCAGTTTCGGTTTCACTTTTACAATTAGTGTTGATAGTtcgttttcacattttcatagAATAGCGTCGGAATTGACCCGTCAACCCCGGATTTTTAGTTATATTATTATGGGGGTATTGTGGGGATGAATCCTGTTTAATCGTAGTTAGTATTTTCCGCCAAACGGAGCTTGATGGTGCAGTCAAAATCGCagtctgaattaaaaaatagtcGCGGGGTACGTGGCTGCGTTTTTGTTCATAGGGAATTTCTACCATCGGGAAATCGTATCTGAAGTCATTTTTCAGCTGCGATATAGCCCAAGTTTCGAGGAAACaacaaaatattacattttttgcattttctttGGAAACTGCTGTCGGTAGGTGAAATATGACTCGACCATCGCGTGGAGCGGAAAATTCTACACCGAATTATGTCCTCATCCGTCGGAAACTGAGTCGGATTAACaaattaagaagaaaaaaaggaattctACTTATGGACGGCATCTGGggaatttttgtgaaataattcCTTATTTCTCAATAATTAATCTTAATCCGATTCCGTTTCCGACGTATGAGGACGTAATTGGATATAGAATTGTCCGTTCTACACGTTGGTCgagtcatttttcatttatcgatAGCAGTTTATGAGGAAAACGCAAAAAACGACACATTTATGCAGCGCAAAAATGACTAGATTTGAGCTCTTGAGGGTCGGAAACCCCTGTAAACAAAAATACTGCCATATCCTacgaacattttttattcagaccTATTTTGACTGGAACATTGAAAGATTTAGTATAAAATGTCGGAGAAACGACGGCTACCTGACGTATTCCCGGAATGTGTTTTGTATCAGCCTGGCCGCCTTGTCTTGGCGCTTCCAAATCCTGGTGGAAGACACAATCTCGAGTTCCTTCCTAGTCGGGAACTGTTTTTTGAACTTGACGTCCATCTGCTCCTGTAACTTTCTGAAATCCTCGGATTCCTCAACGTGTCCAAGAACGTGCTTGACGAGAGCATGTAGGATGTCCAGACAATGGATCTTGTTACCCTTCGCAATGGGAAGATTAAAGCTTACCAACGCAACAACGTTGGGCTTTGATATTCCCAGCGGCGGGTCAAGACTCGCGATAAAATCGCTGAGCTGCGAGAACCGGATGAACTGGGTCGCGTGCGGATCGTACCTGTGCGGGATGATAAAATTGAGGGTAAATCGATACGCGTCAAAAACAATCCTTCAAACCAACGTCCGTCATCACTCACTTTGACCACCTGATGTAAAACATCTCCAAGTCATCCTCGACTATCCCGATCTCCTCCTCCTGATGCGCTTGATTGAAATTCTCAAGTATTATCGCGATGTACATGTTTATCACGATCATGTAGCTAATGATGATGAACGAGGTGAAGTACGTTATAGCCAGGAGGGGATAACCGCAGTCGCCGTTTGACTGCCGGCTATTAGGCGTTGGATCGCAGTCCGGTGGTTGGACCATCAGAGACTCGAGGACGTCATTCCATCCAGCCGAAGTCATCAGTCGAAACAGCAGCTGCATGCTTCGTCCAAAAGTCTCGAAATTTACCTTTTATTgtgggaaagaaaaattcgtttAAACAGGAAGGAAAATCACTGACGTTGAATTAGCGTGTTAGACGTATCGTACAATGGAAACAAGGATAACACTCACCATGTCATCAAGAGCGCCCTGTTTCCTTACGTGACCAAAAACGGACATGCCGATGATCGCGTATATGAACGTGATCAGGGCCAGAAGGGCGCCGATGTTGAACAACGCCGGCAAACTGACGACCAACGCGAAAAGTAGCTTTCTTATTCCCTTGGCAGCTTTAATGAGCCTTAAGATCCTTCCGATTCTGAACACCCTCACGACTCGCAGGAGCGTCGGGGACACGGGAAAGTCCATCATGATATCTTCCATTAGAATGCCGAGAATCGAGGCCAACACTAATAAAAAGTCAAACAGGTTCCAGGGTACCGTGAAATAATGATATCGAAGCCCGATTATCTTAACGATAGCTTCGAGCCCGAAGACTGTTGTGAAAAATGCGTTCGATACTTCGAGGATGAAAAAGACGGCGTGCGGTTGGCTGTAGTGCTCGATTCCCATCGTCAGCATATTCAGAAATATCAATACGAAAATTGCTATTTCAAATCtggaaaagaaacaaataaaaaaacgtgTCTTCAACGCTCTTCGCAACTACCTGTACGCCTATGTACCACAAAAATTGATCCTCCTGTGTGTTTTGCGAATGGGTAGGTATTAGTGTCGCTGTTTTGTTTCGGTGTAGAGTTGTGGTGCGCCTTGGAGCGCTGGTAATTTGCCCCAGAAATGTGTAAGCAGTGTACAACAATGGTTGTAATTACCTTCTAGAGTTGGACAGGTCGTAGAACATGGCGAGAAATTGATTCATCGGTCGCTTAATCACTTTCTGCGGCTTTTTGCGGCCGAGCTTTTTCAtggcagtgtagtagtgcttCTGACTCTCGGTCAGAAACATTTCTAGCACTCCACCTTCgtactgaaaaatgaaaaatgggaaaataatttaatacgcCCTTCTCGAGCTGCCGCGCGTTGCGTTGCTTTTGCATACGGAGAAGACGTGTTTTTATGACCGTATTAAAGCTCCTCGTTAATCTTGATCTGTGTGTACAAGCACGCGGTTCTATCGTTCAACGTTCACCTTTGATGACCGCCCTTATCAAGAATCTCCGATTTCATCCTGTTACACCCCGTACACTTTAGAAACGTGAGATTTTTTCACACCCTTATATTGCTTAGAGTCCAGTTCAccttggtgaattttttttaaatactttatCTTTGCAGATGTCTGTGATTTGATATTttggcggaaaaaaaaaatccggcAAGGACATTTGTCACGAATTTTCAAGCTTCTCTAATAAGCTCTGTAATTTTCCCAACAAATCTTATGATTTCTTTGCCTTTCTCAACGTCATTATCTTGTTCTCTACACATGTTTCTGAACTGTTCtgcaaattttgtaaattttacgCAGATATTATTACTATCGTGAGTTTCCGTACGTTGAAAGCTGACCTATACTATGTTTCAAGTCCTATTGAAGGTAGAGAAAAATTCACGAGAGatagaaattttcaagaaagaAACCAGACAAAGACTAGAGAGAAATGTAGTGGTTTTCAAAAAACTGAATTTAACATTCCGGAAGGTTAATGTCACAGAATGCGGGACACGTTTTGAAGGAAAAACAATGTTCTTTCAGTGCAATTCTAcagaaaaatcgatgaaaaaaattttaagagcAAAAATTGAGCAGTGCAACAGGTTGACTGACGTAAGCCTCACGAATTTTTCGATATCAGCGATTGTCACAGGCAAAGAAAAGAATCTTGGTAGGGACTCTCATTAAGAGACGTAACTTTGAATGATAAACCGGTGCTTTGGATGCCGTTTGATAGTGGCGAAAcgttaacagagaaaagacGCAGTGAAGAAGTAAAGCCGACGGCCGTGAAGAGGAAGGTGCAGAGTGTTGGATCTCGTGTTTCCCGGCGGTCTCACCTTCTTTTTGAGCATGTTGAAGTTGTCTATAATAACTCCGATGAACAGATTGAGCGTGAAGAACGAACCGCATAcgataaaaatgacaaaataaaGATACGCGTACAAATTTGCCTCCCTCTGAGGCTGGAGATCGACGCCTCGGGCGTCAACTGCGTCTTCCATCACTTCCATCCACCCTTCGAAGGTCGCGACTTGAAACAGAGCCAAGTAGGCGATGCCCACGTGGTCGAATGTGATCTTACTATTCTCCCAGGAATAGTTAAGATTGAGGCAGTCTTGTTTCGTATTTACTAACTGAAACCCAAATTCACAAATCATATCTGTTTTCTAATCGCTTACAAGATAAGTctaccagttattgaccctgTCCCAATCATTGACCTTTTTCGGTCGTATCCGTTCGATCGTTGATTCTGagattaccaaaaaataaatccgCAATGTCTAACCAtctagcaattggttttagtcgtcgagaaattcacaatttgtgtCGTAAGTTTGTaattgtgtaaaataaaaggatCAATAACCGGTCCAATTACCTTAGTTTCACCGCAGGAGTGTAACATAAAAACATAATATACTCACCGATAAATTCTGCAGTAGCTCTCCGTTATCGTCGATGCACTTGAAGAATTTACCGCCAAAAAATTGCACCCCCATTATGGAGAAAATGAGCCAGAACACGAGACAGACGAGGAGCACGTTGAAAATACTAGGTATGGCGTACATCAACGCGTTCACTACGATCTGAGGGATGGAGAAGAGAACATGTCAGGCTTACAGATGAGCCGTTCAGAGCCCCGAGgtctgatatttttcatcgatacgTCGGCACCGTGATacaggtatatgtataggtatccGGGCACAACAAACACGTACCCTCATGCCTTGCCATCTTGAGATTGCTCTCAACGGCCTGAGTGCCCTGAGAGTCCTCAGCGAGCGCAGCACTTTCAGATTCTCATTCTCCTCTATCAAAAGGCTAAAGATGGACACCTGTCAAAGGGTAAACTGTCATTGTACGTCCGTTAATACTGGCCTACGTCATCGAGCACAGCATCGCTTCATATGCACCCACAAATAAACATAACACCCTGTACAAAACATTCCTCGTAAATTAATCTGCAACGCAAGATCCACGAATGAACTTTCCGCGATATCTCGCTGGGAAAATCtcgcgttgttttttttttttttttgtacgtgAATATCGATGATAGTTTACACAATACCTAATTCTAATCTATTCTATTCTAATAAGTTCGAAAAATCAATGCTTTTGCGTCGAAATATAGAAATTTACGTTCGCAACTTGGCGAAAAACAGCAgcacgtaaaatttttcgagcGAGTTATCTGGGTAGTAGTGAAATTGCAATGAAAGATATTCAACGCATGCGTAACGcaaaattgaatgtaaaataaGAACAGCGGTATGACAGTGATGACGCCTACGGATAAAACGTATATAACTCACGTACCTGGGTCCATGAGGCGACACATAAAACATAGAAAAAAACACGGAAACAACATTCAAAGAATTACCACACTCAACAATGCCATATAATATCCTGAACCGAACAGACTTAACCATGTTAAGCAATATGTAAGACGTAACGGTATAAGATGATGAAAGATACACAGGTATAATGTGATGTAACaaatatgtacgtacaatTACTAGGAAAACGCATGCCACAGCGATATGCGGTTTTTAATTAAGAggttcttctctttctttttgtcGAACGAAGGATTCCTTTACTTACGAAAACGATGATGAAATCCAATATTGTCCAGAAGCTTGTGAAGTATTTACAAAATCCAAGGGCGAGCCACTTCAGGAGCATCTCTATACTGAACAGAGCGCAGAATCCCAAATTCGTCCAGTAGAGTATCTTTTTCAAAAAGGGATTATCGTCAAGGTATATATCCTCGAAGCAGAGCGTTATGGAAGATGCGAATATCAGAACCAGGACCATCCATTCGAACGCCGGAGTGTCGACCACCGACAAAACTGCGGTACGAACTTTGACCCATTTTCTGCCGAGGTCCGTGGCGATGCAACGATCGATACAGGAACATCTGTACAAACAATCAATCATCACCAACCACTTGTTTCGGACTCGGACCTCGTGGCGATAAAACCGCACGGCTGCGGCTTACGGCCGGGAACAACGGTCCTCGGTATTAAAACGAAGAAACCGGCGATACTTACTTCTGGTAACAGTGCTGGGGAAAACAATCCTGCGGTGTCTTTGGCTGTTTGTTTCTTCCAAAGCCGGGAAAGGATCCCATTCCGTCGACGTACCTTCCCTTGCTGTCCCTCCTTCCCCCGACCGTCAATTCGTCGACGTAGCTGACGAGAGCGTGCCAGGGTCTTTTCTCGGGTGGATCGTCCATTCTAATGGGTTCCTTCTCGGGCAGCATGGCGACTTCCTCGTCAGGTTTGCTCGAGTCCTTAAGGACCTCGAGCTCTATGCTTTCCTCGGGATTCGccttttcttcaatttttttattctctttgaCGGTCTCCTGGCTGCTCTGACTGTAGGTCGTTACCGTCGCTTGACGGTAGAGGGGGTCGTAGGTGAATACCGGCTGGTTAAGGCTCTCCTGGTAGGATCGGTTGTAGATGTTTTCCTTCGGCAGACTGAGCACCGTCTCCTGTATCGCGTACTTTTCCTTGTCCGATTTGTCCATAACCTCCCGAACGATTTGCTCGAGTCTTGTGTTCTTCTCGTTCTCGGAATTCTCCCTGCGGTATTTCTTCTTCCTAACGATCGATCTTATGCGATCGAACGATCTCGCGAGTTTCGAGTCCTCCCCgacctcctccttcttctgcTTCAGCTCCTCGGAGTTAAAACTGTTGAGCAACAACGCCAAGAAGAGATTGAGGACCATGAAATTTCCCATCACCAACGCCGGGAGGAATATCGCGAAGCAGGTCTCGGGTCCCTCGTCCTTTTCCGCCCTCATGCAGTCCCAGAGGGGTTCGATCCACTCCCCGCACAGGATCCTGAATATCATCATGAACGAGTGAAAGAAGTCGTTGAAATTCCACCGCGGCACCGGGTCGGGGTAAAACTTGTCCAGGGTGTAGTCCTTGCTGAAGAGCTGCATGCCGATCACCGCGAATATGTATATCACGATGACGAGCACGAAGGTCAGGTTACCCAGGGCCCCGATGGTAGATATGATGATACTCAGCAGTACTTTCATCGTGGTCCAAGACTGCGCGAGCTTGAGTACCCTCAGCAACCGGAGGCCCCTTATCACGGAGAGTCCGTC from Neodiprion lecontei isolate iyNeoLeco1 chromosome 1, iyNeoLeco1.1, whole genome shotgun sequence includes these protein-coding regions:
- the LOC107225710 gene encoding sodium channel protein 60E isoform X2; translation: MTSRQGGGGHVGCGGGDRAPSSPSSGSEENGFVHRPRVAGLYANLSREELDRVSEEGIYGPNGDPNERRDASGSQRSLNLPSIGTGGHPRPQRISRTPQPPRRLAVGAGRRSEKPRRSSPGGPGRAGPSEGGASLTSLTSPRPRRAEKGPASRRPTDFGSADSVAHQFYRPSAGTARESPPTCGGLSPRDHEIGDTLSPLFPRCSARPYASAFGARYPEDLGPCFAAYDPREPGPAERDERFLSPPEAAASWGNGEKTNPAEGTSSAEEISPRRKLDPKPQDGTRLRPPLAGIAGTSADSGTGDSGSAEIQAEVVGSPPQPVASFSDNLSARNVNPEKKSPCGGNGKGTGNTGKQTVKPFTKESLDRLENRTVQLVREYGFQPRRKTSVEDGAVLPHKFEPFPADLYGRPLEEIDNFIYDETFCVVSKRFRKNYIHRFTATNSWFFFSPWNPVRRCCIFLSTNQYFDYVVMATILLNCVFLAMTETVEEAEYIFLAIYTAEMVIKSIAKGFILNKYTYLRNPWNWLDFLVITSGYATIGMEVGNLAGLRTFRVLRALKTVSIMPGLKTIINALLHSFKQLAEVMTLTIFCLMVFALFALQVYMGELRNKCVRQQDPNDTQVDWYEWNWNSSNWAFNEAEEPIICGNVTGARHCNESYTCLCVGPNPNHGYTNFDNFLWSMLTTFQLITLDYWEDVYNKVLSACGPISVSFFTVVVFFGSFYLINLMLAVVALSYEEEAEITNEERRKDLTDHREDSTFSFDPTKINIKTLTKDKQKKIDARKGVLLSSYTRKKTRRRKRGRSSAGQEKNGGTRSRSVTPSPSPSPRHSSVRPSHLPLQVVAATRAVDPGIVHRLAPHRGMLHSRQASSNSNQQSSLDDSGVVDDHEGDHDGDDVTSAEEHERREHRGDRQERLALEQRRLEVNEQQERQTSAAPPVTVAVRTTNREIRVLKCNGIKTKKHNMYTLPPDYLSHIVVLDDLPDRNCDKCIQCCVDYDGWLRFQNCLYKVVRDPLFELTITLCIVLNTGFLAMEHHGMSESIRQALNIGNKVFTSIFTFECFLKLLALSKDFFNNGWNIFDLIIVSASLIDLTFELVDGLSVIRGLRLLRVLKLAQSWTTMKVLLSIIISTIGALGNLTFVLVIVIYIFAVIGMQLFSKDYTLDKFYPDPVPRWNFNDFFHSFMMIFRILCGEWIEPLWDCMRAEKDEGPETCFAIFLPALVMGNFMVLNLFLALLLNSFNSEELKQKKEEVGEDSKLARSFDRIRSIVRKKKYRRENSENEKNTRLEQIVREVMDKSDKEKYAIQETVLSLPKENIYNRSYQESLNQPVFTYDPLYRQATVTTYSQSSQETVKENKKIEEKANPEESIELEVLKDSSKPDEEVAMLPEKEPIRMDDPPEKRPWHALVSYVDELTVGGRRDSKGRYVDGMGSFPGFGRNKQPKTPQDCFPQHCYQKCSCIDRCIATDLGRKWVKVRTAVLSVVDTPAFEWMVLVLIFASSITLCFEDIYLDDNPFLKKILYWTNLGFCALFSIEMLLKWLALGFCKYFTSFWTILDFIIVFVSIFSLLIEENENLKVLRSLRTLRALRPLRAISRWQGMRIVVNALMYAIPSIFNVLLVCLVFWLIFSIMGVQFFGGKFFKCIDDNGELLQNLSLVNTKQDCLNLNYSWENSKITFDHVGIAYLALFQVATFEGWMEVMEDAVDARGVDLQPQREANLYAYLYFVIFIVCGSFFTLNLFIGVIIDNFNMLKKKYEGGVLEMFLTESQKHYYTAMKKLGRKKPQKVIKRPMNQFLAMFYDLSNSRRFEIAIFVLIFLNMLTMGIEHYSQPHAVFFILEVSNAFFTTVFGLEAIVKIIGLRYHYFTVPWNLFDFLLVLASILGILMEDIMMDFPVSPTLLRVVRVFRIGRILRLIKAAKGIRKLLFALVVSLPALFNIGALLALITFIYAIIGMSVFGHVRKQGALDDMVNFETFGRSMQLLFRLMTSAGWNDVLESLMVQPPDCDPTPNSRQSNGDCGYPLLAITYFTSFIIISYMIVINMYIAIILENFNQAHQEEEIGIVEDDLEMFYIRWSKYDPHATQFIRFSQLSDFIASLDPPLGISKPNVVALVSFNLPIAKGNKIHCLDILHALVKHVLGHVEESEDFRKLQEQMDVKFKKQFPTRKELEIVSSTRIWKRQDKAARLIQNTFREYVRMKKERERIAHEVDSQTQTSSPGGGGSEGRGGGGWGGKLSALLHVHRGSRASSRKSSRASDASDLSELGTASAWLFPNLPLLLLSGAAGTHDDLQPPALTVSRPSPTTEQPSAASSSGSDSHGTVRQGNK